One region of Flavobacterium sp. GSB-24 genomic DNA includes:
- a CDS encoding helix-turn-helix domain-containing protein codes for MKRPHNRQRLISMHKMLFEIARGNFNGHIPLSSYDDEIETLVVLVNMVAEELKESAFHSGFVNPYVTHRMVTPATFILDENHSIKNVNQGALEILGYNATEMLRRPIQDFLSDDFSSMSDIERKELEEMLLSGEIITLNFITLKKLIVTAECSVSRLSDGKFTVLSFVAPFLKVNEAASEAFEINLSRHSNFKQTDARLIQRVYDYVLANLTEPLPSVKELARQFGTNDFKLKDGFRHFFHTSVYKFYTEQRLKRAYLMIEQTDIPLKNISFMNGFNSYPNFSKSFKKQFGFSPKELGRGKAGGFLPLDHFNPS; via the coding sequence ATGAAGAGACCCCACAATCGCCAGCGGCTAATATCCATGCACAAGATGTTATTTGAGATAGCACGGGGCAACTTCAATGGTCATATTCCCCTTAGCAGTTATGACGACGAAATTGAAACTCTGGTGGTTCTTGTAAACATGGTTGCAGAAGAACTTAAAGAGTCTGCCTTTCATTCCGGTTTTGTAAATCCCTATGTTACTCATAGGATGGTAACACCTGCAACTTTTATTTTAGATGAAAATCATTCTATAAAAAATGTAAATCAAGGCGCCTTGGAAATTTTGGGTTATAATGCAACAGAAATGCTAAGACGCCCGATACAGGATTTCTTAAGCGATGACTTCAGCAGTATGTCTGACATTGAGAGAAAAGAACTGGAAGAGATGCTTTTATCGGGTGAAATCATTACACTGAATTTTATAACACTCAAAAAGCTGATTGTAACTGCCGAGTGTTCGGTATCGAGATTATCGGATGGTAAGTTTACCGTACTTAGTTTTGTGGCTCCCTTTCTCAAGGTTAATGAAGCTGCTTCTGAAGCATTTGAAATTAATTTAAGCAGGCATTCTAATTTCAAACAAACTGATGCGCGCCTTATACAGCGGGTTTATGATTATGTACTGGCGAATTTGACTGAACCATTACCATCTGTTAAGGAACTGGCAAGACAGTTCGGTACAAATGATTTTAAACTCAAAGACGGATTTAGGCATTTTTTCCATACAAGCGTCTACAAGTTTTATACAGAGCAGCGTCTAAAAAGGGCTTACCTTATGATAGAGCAGACCGATATTCCGCTGAAGAATATTTCCTTTATGAATGGTTTTAACAGCTATCCTAATTTTTCTAAATCATTCAAGAAGCAGTTTGGATTTTCTCCTAAAGAACTCGGCAGAGGTAAAGCCGGTGGTTTTTTGCCATTGGATCACTTTAATCCTTCATAA
- a CDS encoding MauE/DoxX family redox-associated membrane protein, translated as MILNTKIGLKKKFVEIICLLYLLLFAYAATNKAVDFEKFQVELGQSPLLSAFADWISWTVLIVEFLIVFFLLITKTRMKALYAGFCLMAMFTAYIFIMLNYSSFLPCSCGGILEKMSWQQHLFFNVFFLIIGGIALSLHNSFVKDKSNFIEFYNIKLVLVALANSVIVLILFLSSEQIMQRQNPFIRRYPHHPITLKHTVDLKYNSYYFAGSGNSQVYLGNSTVPLYLLSMNFKLQQQKIHVKLDRDSFTFKSIRLAVRPPFFYVIDGKTRVIFRGHISDWKARLQKPKSPYFNIAIPIDSGTIAFRGISNNTNILGFFTTGEKAKTNMAPQLLQKQIDGIFDTDGMLHYSTELKRIVYIYSYRNEYIVADQNGVLDYRGNTIDTVSHAQIKVAYLKNKTERTMGIPTISVNAASSICGHLLFVNSNVPGRYEKRKVWDQASVIDVYDLIKKTYLFSFHIYGIDGKKIRNFLVTPDYIYALIDTKLVMYKVNNKLKNEMTNIPEEG; from the coding sequence ATGATACTGAATACGAAAATCGGATTGAAAAAAAAATTTGTAGAGATAATTTGCCTGCTGTATCTATTATTGTTTGCATATGCAGCCACAAATAAAGCCGTGGATTTCGAAAAGTTCCAGGTGGAGCTTGGGCAGTCTCCTTTATTGAGCGCGTTTGCAGACTGGATTTCTTGGACGGTACTAATTGTGGAGTTTCTAATAGTTTTTTTTCTGTTAATTACCAAGACAAGAATGAAAGCATTATATGCTGGATTTTGCTTGATGGCAATGTTTACTGCATACATTTTTATAATGTTAAATTATAGTTCATTTCTTCCATGTTCCTGTGGTGGGATACTGGAGAAAATGAGTTGGCAGCAACATTTGTTCTTCAATGTTTTCTTTTTGATAATAGGGGGCATAGCACTTTCATTACATAATAGCTTTGTAAAAGATAAAAGCAATTTCATTGAATTCTACAATATTAAGTTAGTTTTAGTTGCTTTAGCAAACAGTGTCATTGTTCTAATTTTATTTCTGTCTTCAGAGCAAATAATGCAGCGCCAAAACCCCTTTATTCGGCGTTATCCACATCATCCTATTACATTAAAACATACAGTGGATTTAAAATACAATTCTTATTATTTTGCAGGATCGGGAAACAGTCAAGTATATTTAGGAAATTCAACAGTGCCGTTATATTTATTATCTATGAATTTCAAACTCCAACAGCAAAAGATACATGTAAAATTAGATCGGGACAGTTTTACTTTTAAATCGATCAGGCTAGCTGTTCGTCCTCCTTTCTTTTATGTAATTGATGGTAAAACCCGAGTGATTTTTAGAGGTCATATAAGTGATTGGAAGGCTAGATTACAAAAGCCTAAATCGCCATACTTCAATATCGCCATACCGATTGATAGTGGTACAATTGCATTTAGGGGAATCAGCAACAATACTAATATATTAGGTTTTTTCACGACAGGAGAGAAAGCCAAGACAAATATGGCGCCACAGTTATTGCAAAAGCAAATTGATGGCATTTTCGATACGGATGGTATGTTACATTACAGTACAGAGCTGAAAAGAATTGTATACATATACAGCTATAGAAATGAATATATAGTGGCAGATCAAAACGGGGTATTGGACTATCGAGGAAACACAATTGATACCGTTTCACATGCACAAATTAAAGTAGCATATCTCAAAAACAAAACAGAACGTACAATGGGAATTCCAACCATTAGTGTAAATGCTGCTAGCAGCATCTGCGGTCATCTTCTTTTTGTGAATTCCAATGTTCCAGGTCGATATGAAAAAAGAAAAGTCTGGGATCAGGCATCTGTTATTGATGTATATGATCTAATTAAAAAGACATACCTGTTTAGTTTCCATATTTATGGAATTGATGGAAAAAAAATTAGGAATTTCTTGGTTACTCCAGACTATATATATGCTCTTATTGATACCAAATTAGTGATGTATAAAGTAAACAATAAATTAAAAAATGAGATGACAAATATACCTGAAGAAGGATGA
- a CDS encoding DUF6520 family protein encodes MKTIVKKAVPMAIFVLGISGAFFTSSMQSAEKADDIILGYRDTPQNPCSMPITCSDQENEVCRVSYLPAGEQVFAKDEQSQTTCSEVVYRP; translated from the coding sequence ATGAAAACAATTGTAAAAAAAGCTGTGCCGATGGCCATTTTTGTACTTGGAATTTCTGGAGCATTTTTCACTTCATCGATGCAGAGTGCAGAGAAAGCAGATGATATCATATTAGGATATCGAGATACACCTCAAAATCCATGTAGTATGCCTATTACCTGTTCAGATCAGGAAAATGAGGTTTGTCGTGTTTCTTATCTTCCTGCCGGAGAGCAGGTATTTGCAAAGGATGAACAAAGTCAAACCACTTGTTCAGAAGTAGTATATCGTCCTTAA
- a CDS encoding prolyl oligopeptidase family serine peptidase, which yields MKKDFYINNILPRRKASLFLVFILQLAAYPFWGQGLQKKVLNVNDYSKWGQLNLNELNENGRWVSYTLSYENGTDTLFLKNTKSMLTKSFPAGTNGRFVNFDWFIFQTAKEVQLVNLKTGLKEIIKNAIQYDYSPNTGKLLLLLSQNENQRTLLIRKLDGTGKEQIASVDNFMMDPALQMVLYTSKADTKHTITLLDFSKKNKRTILGNSSGSFDNLAWHPKGKSVAFMEMPLNPSESKMVFYYDLHGNKIYKLDIDVQHELGDSLSITDKSHKLKISDDMQKVFFSVKRKTKLQTTKVSSEVQLWNGNAKWIYPLEEKRKQSEQTYLALWEPFKDNTRLLSNDTLPQIMLTGDQRYAILSNKKQYEPQYDYESQRDFYIMDLSSGKSEVLLKQHSGNMLRTTASPNGKYIAYFEQKNWWIYDISKKSHTNITKNLKSSFFHNEKQYPNNSDVDSSIFWTMDGKEILLCDKYDIWAINTDGSSARRLTSGRETQTKFRLAGYSLVLPARSNYDGIIFDSVDLNKGLLLEASSVRGYSGFYKWSPKLNKNLVYSTSTLLNQFTQSADGTTFVYLEQRYDVSPRLMIKNQSNDSSKLLVQSNPQQEEFYWGKAKLIHYKNTKGDSLSGIIYYPAQYNSQKEYPMIVYIYEKLSNDFYKYIAPSELEDRGFNITTFTTQGYFVLLPDISYQIGEPGLSAADCVVSATKEMIEKEKVLPDKIGLIGHSFGGYETNFIITQTDLYAAAVSGSGASDLKNFYLTVGATGRSNIWRFENQQWRMGKSLFDDREGYNSNSPIEHAENITTPLLSWTGESDKQMNWNQSAALYLALHRLNKEHIMLVYPKEGHTILKPLNQKDLSMRIHDWFDYKLKDLPPASWIKDGLQ from the coding sequence ATGAAAAAAGACTTTTATATAAACAATATATTACCCCGCCGAAAGGCATCTTTATTTTTAGTTTTTATTTTGCAATTAGCCGCCTATCCCTTCTGGGGACAGGGATTGCAAAAAAAAGTGTTGAATGTAAATGATTATTCTAAATGGGGCCAATTAAATCTGAATGAATTAAACGAAAACGGAAGATGGGTCAGTTATACTTTATCATACGAAAATGGTACTGATACTTTATTTCTGAAAAATACCAAATCAATGCTAACAAAGAGCTTCCCAGCCGGAACTAATGGTCGTTTTGTAAATTTTGATTGGTTTATTTTTCAAACTGCTAAGGAAGTGCAACTTGTAAATCTCAAAACAGGTTTAAAAGAAATAATTAAAAATGCGATACAATATGACTATTCGCCTAATACAGGAAAACTATTGCTTCTTTTGAGTCAAAATGAAAACCAAAGAACATTGCTTATTCGTAAACTGGATGGTACTGGCAAAGAGCAGATTGCATCAGTTGATAACTTTATGATGGATCCCGCGTTGCAAATGGTATTATACACTTCAAAAGCAGATACAAAGCATACAATTACACTTTTAGATTTTTCTAAAAAAAACAAAAGAACAATTTTAGGTAACAGTTCAGGTTCGTTTGATAATCTGGCTTGGCATCCAAAAGGAAAATCAGTTGCTTTTATGGAAATGCCTTTAAATCCATCAGAAAGCAAAATGGTTTTTTATTATGACTTACACGGCAATAAAATTTACAAACTTGATATTGATGTACAGCATGAACTGGGAGATTCATTGTCTATCACTGATAAAAGCCACAAACTAAAGATATCAGACGACATGCAAAAGGTCTTTTTTTCTGTAAAGCGAAAAACAAAACTACAAACAACTAAAGTAAGCTCTGAAGTACAATTATGGAACGGAAATGCTAAATGGATTTATCCTCTGGAAGAAAAAAGAAAGCAGTCTGAACAAACTTACCTTGCCCTATGGGAGCCTTTCAAAGATAATACAAGACTTCTTTCCAATGATACTCTACCTCAAATTATGCTGACGGGGGATCAGCGTTATGCCATACTTTCCAATAAAAAGCAATACGAGCCTCAGTATGATTATGAGAGTCAGCGAGATTTTTATATTATGGATTTATCTTCTGGAAAAAGTGAAGTGTTACTGAAGCAACATTCCGGCAATATGTTACGTACAACAGCCTCGCCAAACGGCAAATACATTGCTTATTTTGAACAAAAAAACTGGTGGATTTATGACATTTCAAAAAAGTCGCATACCAATATCACCAAAAATCTGAAATCTTCTTTTTTTCATAATGAAAAACAGTATCCAAATAATTCAGATGTTGATTCTAGCATTTTCTGGACAATGGATGGCAAAGAAATCCTGTTATGTGACAAATATGATATTTGGGCGATTAACACGGATGGATCTTCTGCTCGAAGATTGACATCTGGTAGAGAAACACAAACAAAATTCAGGTTAGCAGGTTACTCTTTAGTTCTTCCTGCAAGATCGAACTATGATGGGATAATATTTGATTCAGTCGATCTTAACAAAGGGTTATTATTAGAAGCGAGCAGTGTGAGGGGATATTCCGGCTTTTATAAATGGTCACCAAAATTAAATAAAAATCTTGTATATTCAACATCAACGCTTCTCAATCAATTTACTCAGTCGGCCGACGGAACTACATTTGTTTATTTAGAACAGAGATATGACGTTTCACCCAGATTGATGATTAAAAATCAATCTAATGATTCTTCAAAACTTTTAGTGCAAAGTAATCCACAGCAGGAAGAATTTTATTGGGGAAAAGCAAAACTAATCCACTATAAAAATACAAAAGGAGATTCGCTGAGTGGCATCATATATTATCCAGCACAATATAATAGTCAGAAGGAGTATCCCATGATTGTTTACATTTATGAAAAATTATCAAACGATTTTTATAAATATATTGCGCCTTCTGAATTAGAAGATAGAGGATTTAATATAACGACTTTTACTACTCAAGGTTATTTTGTTCTTCTGCCCGATATCTCATATCAAATAGGGGAACCTGGATTATCCGCAGCCGATTGTGTTGTCTCTGCAACAAAAGAAATGATAGAAAAAGAAAAAGTGCTACCTGATAAAATTGGTCTTATCGGACATTCTTTTGGCGGATATGAAACGAATTTTATTATTACACAAACTGATCTATATGCAGCTGCTGTTTCAGGAAGTGGCGCTTCAGACCTGAAAAATTTCTATCTTACAGTTGGAGCTACAGGCAGATCTAATATATGGCGTTTTGAAAATCAGCAGTGGCGTATGGGAAAATCATTGTTTGATGACCGTGAAGGTTATAATAGCAATTCACCCATTGAACATGCAGAAAACATAACAACCCCACTTCTTTCCTGGACAGGAGAAAGCGATAAACAAATGAACTGGAATCAAAGTGCAGCACTTTATTTGGCTCTGCATCGATTAAATAAAGAGCATATTATGTTAGTTTATCCAAAAGAAGGACATACTATTTTAAAACCTTTAAATCAGAAAGACTTATCGATGCGAATACATGATTGGTTTGACTATAAACTAAAAGATTTACCTCCTGCATCATGGATAAAAGATGGCTTGCAATAA
- a CDS encoding RagB/SusD family nutrient uptake outer membrane protein: MKTIATKNIAQLKIASKINFYILILMLYSCDSFVEVDLPKSQLTNTAVFQNYTTANAAMADIYAKIRDKGLLTGTVSGISNQLGYYTDELTFYGTSTNPAFAFYSNSVLPSNTTVSTMWNNAYNQIYAVNSVLEGIAVSDFSTTEKAQLQGEAFCIRGLLHFYLTQLFGDIPYIETTDYKLNSTVKRLPIDQVYIHIINDLKNAEQLLPSSYLSSERVRVNSFVAKALLARVYLYTGRWNDAVKMSSEVIDNNSLYLFEETIGKVFLKGSTEAIWQFMPSIAGKNTDEAILFTFTSGPPPMVAMSESLMNSFTANDLRKTNWTTAITTAGKTWYYASKYKESKNTSAAKEYSIILRLTEQYLIRAEANTQLKNYQGAREDLNKIRKRAGLSNSAVNTKEEFMQTIIEERRKELFTEYGHRFFDLKRTNNVDAVLSVKPGWDNADRSLPIPESEFIVNPNL; encoded by the coding sequence ATGAAAACAATAGCAACAAAAAACATAGCACAACTTAAAATAGCCTCTAAAATAAATTTTTATATACTTATTTTAATGCTTTACTCCTGTGATTCATTTGTCGAAGTAGATCTTCCAAAATCGCAATTAACCAATACTGCCGTTTTCCAGAATTACACAACAGCCAATGCAGCAATGGCTGATATTTATGCCAAAATTCGCGACAAAGGTCTTCTTACCGGAACAGTTTCTGGTATTTCCAATCAACTGGGTTATTATACAGACGAACTTACTTTTTATGGTACATCTACCAATCCTGCTTTTGCGTTTTATAGTAATTCTGTTTTGCCTTCTAACACTACTGTAAGTACAATGTGGAATAATGCATACAATCAAATTTACGCTGTTAATTCAGTATTAGAAGGTATAGCTGTATCTGATTTTAGTACTACAGAGAAAGCTCAATTACAAGGAGAAGCATTTTGTATTCGCGGTTTGCTTCATTTTTATCTTACACAGCTTTTTGGAGACATCCCTTATATCGAAACGACCGACTACAAGCTGAATAGTACTGTAAAACGTTTACCGATCGATCAGGTTTACATTCATATCATAAATGATCTAAAAAATGCTGAACAGCTTCTTCCCTCCTCTTATTTAAGCTCAGAAAGAGTTCGTGTCAATTCATTTGTGGCAAAGGCATTGCTTGCCAGAGTCTATTTATATACAGGTAGATGGAATGATGCTGTTAAAATGAGTAGTGAAGTAATAGATAATAATTCACTTTATCTTTTTGAGGAAACAATAGGCAAGGTATTTTTAAAAGGCTCAACAGAGGCCATTTGGCAGTTTATGCCTTCGATAGCGGGAAAAAACACAGATGAAGCTATTCTGTTTACATTCACTTCAGGTCCGCCTCCAATGGTAGCTATGAGTGAATCTCTAATGAATTCGTTTACAGCAAACGACCTTCGCAAAACAAATTGGACAACAGCAATTACTACTGCAGGCAAAACCTGGTATTACGCCTCTAAATATAAAGAATCTAAAAATACTTCAGCGGCAAAGGAATATTCTATCATCCTACGCTTAACTGAACAATATCTTATTCGTGCAGAAGCAAATACACAACTTAAAAATTATCAAGGAGCCAGAGAAGACCTGAATAAAATCAGAAAACGTGCAGGTCTTTCTAATTCTGCTGTCAATACAAAGGAAGAATTTATGCAGACTATAATTGAAGAAAGACGAAAAGAACTTTTTACGGAATATGGTCACCGCTTTTTCGATCTCAAACGTACCAATAATGTCGATGCGGTTTTATCTGTAAAACCTGGTTGGGACAACGCTGATCGTTCATTGCCAATTCCAGAAAGTGAATTTATCGTAAACCCCAATTTATAG
- a CDS encoding SusC/RagA family TonB-linked outer membrane protein, whose amino-acid sequence MSFSPMSAKNISRQGNSLSQQHMVQGTVTDGTNPLPGVTIAIKNKKNNAVISDYSGQFSLTSSPNDTLVVSYIGFKTMLVPIQGRSVVNIILFYDSTTLKEVKVNAGYYSVKESERTGNISRITSKDIETQPVTNVLATMQGRMAGVNITQNTGVPGGGFDIQIRGRNSIRTDANAPLYIINGVPYASDAIGYTQTSTVFPTVTSPLNSIDPNTIESIEVLKDADATAIYGSRGANGVVLITTKKGKEGKTKFDFSASTGAGSVTRFMKLMTTDQYLDMRRQAFRNDGIANYPAGDYDINGTWDQNRYTHWQKELIGGTSLINELRGNISGGSQYTQFLFSGSYYTQSTVFPGDFLYKKGNSHVNLNHKSKDNKFRLVFSAGYTIQNNDQPAFDLTATSTTLAPNAPALYDSSGNLNWENGTWNNPLANQQAENKSTTKDLVANTVLSYEIIPNLILKSNFGYTDLQHVESRTNPSTIYNPSFGITSANSTLYLNNSKRSSWIIEPQLNWEKELGKGKLGILLGSTFQQRNASRLFQSGSGFSSNALIYDLASAANRQVQMSDETIYKYQAFFGRINYNWNDLYIVNLTARRDGSSRFGPGNQFANFGAVGLAWLFSNENFLKNSSWLSFGKIRSSYGITGNDQIGDYQFLNTYNSSGVNYQNIIGLQPTRLFNADFGWEVNKKLEAALELGFLADKIFITGAWYQNRSSNQLVGIPLPGATGFTQLQANLDATVQNTGLEFTLRTVNYSNKNFNWTSNFNVSFSKNNLVSFPNLASSSYKNTYRIGEPLSILLRYKYTGLDPVTGIYQFKDENNDGKISSPDDKQTVINLNPDFFGGFQNQLSYKNWKLDFLFQFVKQQRESYAGVAGMINHPNRFVNSWQQQGDTSPYQMHTAGYNAVALTAQSLYSTSDAVATDASFIRLKTIAISYNLPLKSKELQCLFTINGQNLLTFTPYEDGDPESTIGFLPPLKVITAGIQLTF is encoded by the coding sequence ATGTCTTTTTCACCAATGTCTGCCAAAAATATCTCTCGGCAAGGCAATTCACTTTCCCAACAGCATATGGTTCAAGGCACTGTCACAGACGGTACTAATCCCCTGCCCGGTGTAACCATTGCTATTAAAAACAAAAAAAATAATGCCGTAATCTCCGATTATAGTGGTCAGTTTTCACTCACCTCCTCTCCTAATGACACACTTGTAGTATCTTATATTGGTTTTAAAACAATGCTTGTTCCTATTCAAGGACGCTCAGTTGTAAACATTATACTTTTCTATGATTCTACTACCCTTAAGGAAGTAAAAGTGAATGCCGGATATTATTCAGTCAAAGAAAGTGAACGAACAGGTAATATATCCCGTATTACCTCCAAAGATATCGAGACACAGCCTGTGACCAACGTGCTTGCTACTATGCAGGGCCGAATGGCGGGTGTGAACATTACACAAAATACTGGTGTTCCAGGAGGTGGATTTGACATTCAGATCAGAGGAAGAAATAGCATAAGAACAGATGCCAATGCTCCTTTATACATCATTAATGGCGTACCTTATGCTTCGGATGCTATCGGTTATACACAGACCTCAACAGTTTTTCCAACTGTAACAAGTCCATTAAACAGTATCGACCCCAACACAATTGAAAGTATTGAAGTGCTTAAGGATGCTGATGCAACTGCAATTTATGGCTCTCGCGGTGCCAATGGAGTTGTACTTATAACGACCAAAAAAGGAAAAGAGGGAAAGACTAAGTTTGATTTTAGTGCCTCAACCGGAGCAGGTTCAGTTACCCGTTTTATGAAATTAATGACCACAGACCAATATCTAGACATGCGGCGTCAGGCTTTTCGCAATGATGGAATAGCTAACTACCCTGCAGGAGATTATGACATCAACGGAACATGGGATCAAAATCGGTATACTCATTGGCAAAAGGAACTTATCGGCGGTACATCATTAATAAACGAACTGCGCGGAAATATTAGTGGAGGATCCCAGTACACGCAATTTCTATTTAGCGGAAGCTATTACACACAATCGACCGTATTTCCGGGGGATTTTTTATATAAAAAGGGAAACTCGCACGTGAATTTGAACCATAAGTCTAAAGATAACAAGTTTCGCCTTGTATTTTCTGCCGGATACACCATACAAAATAATGACCAACCAGCATTTGATCTGACTGCAACATCTACAACACTCGCGCCAAATGCCCCAGCCCTATACGATTCCTCAGGAAATCTTAATTGGGAAAACGGAACATGGAACAATCCTTTGGCCAACCAGCAGGCCGAGAATAAATCCACCACAAAAGATCTTGTAGCCAACACGGTTCTATCTTATGAAATAATTCCAAATTTGATTCTCAAAAGCAACTTTGGCTATACAGATTTACAGCATGTGGAAAGCCGTACGAACCCTTCCACGATTTATAATCCTTCTTTTGGAATAACAAGTGCCAATTCAACTTTATATCTCAATAACAGCAAACGAAGCTCATGGATTATCGAACCACAATTAAACTGGGAAAAAGAATTAGGTAAGGGAAAACTTGGAATTCTTTTAGGAAGTACTTTTCAGCAAAGGAACGCTTCGCGCTTATTTCAATCGGGATCTGGTTTTAGCTCCAATGCTCTTATTTATGATTTGGCCTCAGCAGCTAACCGTCAGGTTCAAATGAGTGATGAAACCATTTATAAATATCAGGCATTCTTTGGCAGAATCAATTACAACTGGAATGACCTATATATTGTGAACCTGACCGCAAGACGTGATGGATCAAGCCGTTTTGGTCCCGGAAATCAATTTGCGAATTTTGGCGCTGTTGGTCTAGCATGGCTTTTTTCTAATGAGAACTTTCTTAAAAACAGTTCCTGGCTGAGTTTTGGAAAAATTCGCAGTAGTTACGGGATAACTGGTAATGATCAGATTGGAGATTATCAGTTCTTGAACACCTATAACTCCTCGGGAGTCAATTATCAAAACATAATAGGGCTTCAGCCAACCCGTCTCTTTAATGCTGATTTTGGCTGGGAAGTCAATAAAAAATTGGAAGCTGCTTTGGAATTAGGCTTTTTAGCAGATAAAATTTTTATTACTGGGGCATGGTATCAGAATCGTTCTTCAAATCAATTGGTTGGTATTCCGCTTCCCGGAGCAACTGGATTTACACAACTGCAGGCCAATTTAGATGCTACAGTGCAGAATACAGGATTGGAGTTCACATTACGCACCGTTAATTATTCGAATAAAAATTTTAACTGGACCAGTAATTTCAATGTTTCCTTTTCTAAAAATAATCTAGTATCGTTTCCAAACTTAGCCAGTTCCAGCTATAAAAACACTTACCGAATTGGTGAACCACTCAGCATTTTACTGCGTTATAAATACACAGGGCTTGATCCCGTAACTGGAATTTACCAGTTTAAAGATGAAAATAACGATGGAAAGATTTCTTCTCCAGATGACAAACAAACTGTCATAAATCTTAATCCTGATTTTTTTGGAGGGTTTCAAAACCAACTGAGTTACAAGAACTGGAAATTGGATTTTCTTTTTCAGTTTGTTAAACAACAGCGTGAAAGTTACGCCGGAGTTGCAGGAATGATCAATCATCCAAATAGGTTCGTGAACAGTTGGCAGCAACAGGGAGATACAAGCCCTTATCAAATGCACACTGCCGGATACAATGCTGTTGCATTGACGGCACAATCCCTTTATAGTACCAGTGATGCAGTTGCTACTGATGCTTCTTTTATTCGTTTAAAAACTATAGCAATAAGTTATAATCTTCCTTTAAAATCGAAAGAGTTACAGTGTCTGTTTACAATAAATGGCCAAAACCTCTTGACTTTTACGCCTTATGAGGATGGAGACCCAGAAAGTACCATTGGATTTTTACCCCCATTAAAAGTAATTACTGCCGGAATCCAACTCACTTTTTAA
- a CDS encoding helix-turn-helix transcriptional regulator, whose product MAELTKEDTILQKKIAERIQFLRLKTGLSQTDFAQKHHIDRQVINRWESINNKRGVTIYSIQKFCKMLDITLKDFFDDERFKKDA is encoded by the coding sequence ATGGCAGAATTAACAAAAGAAGATACTATACTACAAAAAAAAATTGCAGAAAGAATACAGTTTTTACGTCTAAAAACTGGTCTTTCGCAAACAGATTTTGCTCAAAAACATCACATCGATAGGCAGGTAATCAATAGATGGGAAAGCATAAACAATAAAAGAGGTGTTACAATATATTCAATTCAAAAATTTTGTAAAATGTTAGATATAACATTGAAAGATTTTTTTGATGATGAAAGATTTAAAAAAGATGCTTAA